The genomic stretch AGCCTGCTCCCCAGCAATGCCCCGGCCTTCATGCGAGATCCTTTTCCCTGCCAGCTGTCccctctgcctctctctgcagcccgggagctggctctgcagcagcaggaggggaggacGATCATGTACACGGCCATGGGAGCAGAGTGGCGGCAGTTCGGcttcccccgccgccggcggcctCTCAGCTCAGTGGTACTGGAGGAAGGTGTGTCGGAGAAGCTGGTCCAGGACGTGAAGGAGTTCATCGACAACCCCAAGTGGTACAGCGAGAGAGGCAAGGCTCCAGCATGGTGTCCTCGGTACCGTGCCCAGCGTGGGTCCTTacccccctgcagccatggctgTGGGGCACCACCGTGGGCACATCCCAGAGATGAGCAAGCCCAGGTGCTGAGGTCAGGCCTGGGTCTGCAAAGGGACAAACTCCCCTCGGTTCAATCCAATCCTGGAAGCCACAATAAACCACGGAGTTCATTGCTCCTGTGAtgctgctgtggggtggggCAGGATGCTCGTGGTCCTCTCTGGAGACAGCTGCAGAGAAACTTTGTCCTGCTGCTTGCCTTCCTCTGGTGTAGCCCCACAGCTCTGGGGGAGAGAGCTCAGAGCAACCCAGCTGGTTCCTAAAAGGACACTGTCTTCCTAGGGATTCCCTACCGAAGAGGCTACCTCCTGTATGGTCCTCCTGGCTGTGGGAAAAGCAGCTTCATGTGAGTATTGCCAGCTGGCTAACAGCAGTTTTTCTGCCAGCTGCCCGCTCTGGGGCACAGCAGTCTCTGGTGAGAAGGTGTGGATGAGTTTGGATTTGAAATGCAGGAGTGGGCTGTGCCTTCTGCGTGGTGCCTGGTGTCAACGTTCACGTTGCTGGTACCGTGACAGGTCAGGGTGACGAGCCCTTCGTGCCCTGGCTTTACACAGCGCTGCATGGCACCGGTGGGCTGAGCAGGGGCTCCCACCTGCCTCCCATATCTGATCCCCACTGGGGGAGGATGCCTCTGCCCTTTCCCttgctgctgggcagggagatACCattctgcctctgctccaggCTTTCTCGCTGTGATTCACCCCTGTGGTTTGTgtccttcccagcacagccctggccgGGGAGCTGCAGTACAGTATCTGCCTGCTGAGCCTCAGCGACCACAGCCTCTCCGATGACCGGCTCAATCACCTCCTGAGCGTGGCACCTCAGCAAAGCATCATCCTGCTGGAGGACGTGGATGCTGCCTTCGTCAGCCGGGACCTCGCCGCTGAGAGTGAGCGGTGCCCCTGTTCCCGGGCCAGCAGTGGGAGGGAGGtttgctggctgtgctggggggtgGTTTGGACTCTGGGCTGTTCTGCTGCACCGGCAGAGACCAGGAGTGGGCAGCTTTCTGGGACCTCAGGGCCTGAGCTAGACCTTGCCCAGTTTTGGCTAGGCCACATAAAGGGAGAACTGTGTCCTTTATCCTCAGGCAAAGACGCTTCTGCCCAGCTATTTTCAGTATGAGGGAAGGGGTCGCTTTCCCCCTCATTCTCTTTTTGGGTTCCCAGGGTGCAGGTGGGCCAGGGAGGTGAATGTGCTGCCAgccagggagaggcagagggtCAGCCTCAGGAGAAGGAGAGAGTGGGGAGCTTGGCTTAAGCCTCAGGCCATAGTGAGGTGGCCCACAGGACTGCGCGGGGTGTGTGGCCGATGGATATGATCTCGGACACCTCTGTCCTCAGACCCGGCTGTGTACCAAGGCATGGGGCGCCTGACCTTCAGCGGCCTCCTCAACGCGCTGGATGGTGTGGCCTCCACGGAGGCCAGGATTGTCTTCATGACCACCAACTACGTGGACAGGTTAGAGCTGCCCTCTGGGAGGGAACAGGGAGGGTGGCATGGGAAAACCTTGCTCCCTTTTGATGACCTTTATGGAGGGCTATTTGCATCCTCCAGTGTGAAGACTCGGGGTTCAGGTTTCCTGAATCCTCCCTCAGGATGCAAATCCCTTGATTGCTAATCAGGATCCCCTTTGCTGGAGCCTCAGATGCTTCCTTGCTGTTCAGACCATGGTTGTGCCCTTCAGAAGTACCAGCTTCCTGCCCATGGGGATCTGCAGATTTTGGGACTGTGGCCGTGCTGTGAAACGCTGGCCCCATGCGCAGCACCTTGGGTTGGCAGGATGCGGCCTGGGCTCACAGCACCTGGCCAAATGCTGCCCTGTGGCAGGCTTGGCTCACTCCAGACTGAGGTGGCCTAGAGGGTTGTTCAGAGAAGTTGCTCATGGGACAGAGATGGGCGGAGCTGTTTCCCAGGACATGCTTGTCCTCCTCTGGAGCCAGCCCTTCCCCTGGTCTCCTGTTTCTTTTAGGTTGAGTTTCCCCCTTCAGCCCCTCAGGGACAAACCTCTTTCCCACCCATCCCACAGTGCAGAGCACCTTGCAGATAGGACGCTGGCTGTGCTAGCGTGGAGGGGGGCTTCCTGCAGGACCCACCCTGCAGAGAAAACTTTGATCAGGTTTTCAAGGCACCCCTGTGTCTCTCGACAGACTGGACCCGGCCCTGGTGCGGCCCGGCCGCGTGGATCTCAAGCAGTACGTGGGCCATTGCTCCCGCTGGCAGCTTGCCTGCATGTTCCAGCGCTTCTACCCTGAGCAGCCCCCGGCTGCAGCCGAGCAGTTTGCGGAGCAGGCGCTGGCGGTCTCCAAACAGATCAGCGCTGCCCAGGTGCAGGGCCACTTCATGCTCTACAAGATGGACCCTGAAGGAGCCATTGCAAACATACACTCCATCCTGCTGTGACCGGGGGCCAGCTTTCCCCTGCTATGCTGTGAGGACTGGGACAAGGACTTGACCATCCCAGGGATGCCATGGAGCTGCCCAGCCATGCAGGCCAGGTGTCTGTTCACCTCTACCTCTCCAAGGCCTTGGTTTTTTGTTATAACATGCGGCGAGTCAGAGCTGCCAGCctagcagcagggagaggggattGGCTCTTACTGCTCCCCAGACTTGGGTGCTACTGCACCGGCCCCGCTCACCAGCATGTGCCTCCTGCTGGGATTGCCGTAAGCTGCCGAGGCTCCTGGATGTGAATCCCCTTCTTTGCGGGGCAGCCTGGGGGTGCCCCAGACAGGCATTTCCCTGGGccaggacattggggtgctgtACTGCTAAAGAGCTGCTGGTCTTTGAAGGGAGAACAGTATTCACTGGTTTGTGAATATCCTCTGTGAAGTGCACAACACGGCTCTTGGCTCTCTGGTCCCTTTGCTTGTTAGTTGCCGCACTATCCAGCTGCTGGTCCAGAGCCCTCCTGAACAGGGCCTGGCACAGCCAGTACTGCAAATCTAgagtgtttcagaaaaaaacagctccCAAGAGACAGCTTGTTGTCCCtcaggctgcaggctgctgccacagctcctgccctgcagggcTGCAATGCCAAGTTGCAGATCTGTTTAAACATCGTTCCTGGGCAGGCATGACTCTCTCCTGCCAGAGGAGATGTGGGGCCCCTGGAGCTAGGGCAGGCCTGCGTGTGGGGACAGATGAGAGGCTTTGGCTGGTTACAGAGTATCTTCCCAAGAGCTTGATGTTAACCCCAACGGGAATTTCTGCAGCCAGGCCAGCCTAGTGTGAGGTGCAGAAATGCCCATTGGAGGTGACTACTCCTCTCCTTCCAGCAGGAGAGGCCCTGCGTGGCTGAAGGAGGGATTTGGCCAGCTGCTGGCAGTCTCGCAGCCTTGTCCTTGTCACTGGGTTTCCTTCCTGCCAGGAACAAAAGTCCTGGGTGGGCTGGTAGAGCCACAGGTGCCTGAAATGCAATCAAGAAGCAGGCAGGTTCTGTGCTTCCTTCCCAATACCATGGAGCCAGGGGTCAGGGTGTGCACGCTGACCCACAAAATGAGCCAGCCAgagcctctcccctccccagtccTTGTTCAGAGTCCTGAAAGTAGCTTCCCCAGAGCCAGCCCTATGTTCATGTCCTCGCTTTGGGGGCTGTGTCACCTTGGGGGAAGCTGGTTCGAGGTCAAACCCAAAATGTTAGGTTGCTGCTTAGCCTGCAGAGCCAAGGGTGAAGCTGAGAGCGTGCTGGGATACGAAGGGGCCCAGCCGATGCCACCTGGCTGAATTTCAGCACAAGCGGGTGCTGCTTTGATGCAACCCCAGACTTGCACAAATGTTTCTGCAAGTGAAGAGCTGATCCTGtggccatggggggggggggggtctctaGTGACTCAGGGCAGCtcccagagcagggtgctgctgTTGGCATCTCAAACCCTGTGCTTGGCTGTCCCACAGAGGCTGACTGCTCGGATCCAGCCTCGTCTCACAAAGCTGGGGTCAAAACTGGCCAATGAGTGACTGGTGAACACCTCGCAGCAGTTTGGGAGGATGGGGAAGTGGTGAGGGAGAACCAGAGGGGACACAGACCCCCACCCCAATGCCACCACACAAGAGCACAGGCAACATCTGTcactctgctttcttttaatagTGTTAATGCTACAGATACCACTGGTGCCCTTCTGCCCAGCCTGAGTGTTTTTGCCAGTTAAGCCTCACAACAGCCCTGTGAGGTAGGTGGGTGACGCAGGTGGACACCAAGCTAGGAGctccaggcagggtgcaggctcCATTCCTTCCTTCCAACTTcgaggtttgttttgtttagccCAAATTAATTTCCACACGCTGTTGCAAAATgtgctctgctccaggctgacAGCAGTGAGTCAAAAAGGTGAGGGCCATTCCTAAATCCCTACTGCCAGGAAAAAACCCTCCCCTCTAACACATCTGGCATTTGATTGAAGTTACTAAAGTCCTCACTGAGTCCAATTTCCATGGCTGAATTCCCATGTTCCAAACACTGGGCACAGTGTTTTCCCTTCTGAGAGTGAGCCTGGCTTACTGGAAGAGGCCAAGGAGCTTCAGCTGCTGTGAGGGGCAGAAATCCTTGTGTTTCTTTCAGGACGTGATCAAACACCTTTCTTGCAGCACAGCAGTTTCACAAGtgaaggcaggaggcagcagagcaaGCACCAATGTCAGATAAAGTTTACACCTTTTCACTGAAGTGTGGACAGGCCGTTCACCCAGAAACCAGCCGGAACAAGGACAGAGTGAGCACTGAAGAACAATTAGGGCTCTCTTCAGGGAGCCAGTGCTCAGCTCTTGTCCCCAACAGGGGCACAACATCTGGCTCTTGGATCCCCAAGCCCAGGACAGGTAGTGTAGGCTCAGaccaaggaggggaaaaaaatgctttgagcATTAGGGTTGAAAATAGGCCAGTGTTGGAAATTAAAGCACGGAAGGTTCTTGGGCAGTGGGTTAAACCAGCCCCTTCAGACCAGGCCAGGCCTggagagagcagagcagcagttgAGGAGTGCCCATTCAAGAGACAGCTTTTGTTCACCCTTCATGTACCAAAGGATCggtcaggcagctgcagcacaaaCGCCCTCCCAGCCGGCACATAGCACCTTGGTTTCCTAGGGATCTCACCCGAAGCTCTGGCAAGTCCATTGCAGCACAGCTATTTTTGCACtcagcaggaagaggaagactAACAACCCGTGTGTGGTCAAGAGAGGTGGGGGGCACAAGGCACGAACAAGTGTGAAAGAATTGATACTGTCTAGGTCA from Pelecanus crispus isolate bPelCri1 chromosome 5, bPelCri1.pri, whole genome shotgun sequence encodes the following:
- the BCS1L gene encoding mitochondrial chaperone BCS1, yielding MPFSDFILALKDNPYFGAGFGLVGVGTALALARKGAQFGLVAFRRHYMITLEVPSKDKSYHWLLNWISHHAKHTQHLSVETSYLQHESGRVSTKFDFVPSPGNHFIWYRRKWIRIERNREKQMIDLHTGTPWESVTFTALGTNREIFFNILREARELALQQQEGRTIMYTAMGAEWRQFGFPRRRRPLSSVVLEEGVSEKLVQDVKEFIDNPKWYSERGIPYRRGYLLYGPPGCGKSSFITALAGELQYSICLLSLSDHSLSDDRLNHLLSVAPQQSIILLEDVDAAFVSRDLAAENPAVYQGMGRLTFSGLLNALDGVASTEARIVFMTTNYVDRLDPALVRPGRVDLKQYVGHCSRWQLACMFQRFYPEQPPAAAEQFAEQALAVSKQISAAQVQGHFMLYKMDPEGAIANIHSILL